One Manihot esculenta cultivar AM560-2 chromosome 18, M.esculenta_v8, whole genome shotgun sequence genomic window carries:
- the LOC110605767 gene encoding BTB/POZ domain-containing protein At2g30600, giving the protein MEEKEKKFLTVAPFQCAWRKDLKFREAGRGCVAFDAFAHNDVTLVFRENVGSQHYHYKRDNSPHYTVILGSHRNRRLKIEVDGKTEVDVEGIGLCCSSAFQSYWICVYDGLISIGKGRYPFQNLVFQWLDSNPNCSVRYVGLSSWDKHVGYRNVNVLPLPHNHMLLWKQVDSGEYEGQDNGEEELEDEQMDYEKWGIDNFLESWELSDMFFVVGGEERPVPAHKIILQASGNFPLSSSNEDDVQLKDVTYPILHALLQFIYTGHTQISESQLVSLWTLSLQFEVMPLVKQCGEIVERFKLNKKLFGPGSNVELSNPNSRPHCYTAFPFGLPIDVIKLKQLYSAGEYSDVNMYIEGHGLVAQPHRVILSLWSVPFAKMFTNGMSESSSSDVSLTDVSPEAFKIMLDFMYSGEISLEDSKDFGNLLLQLLLLADKFGVTLLYQECCKTLLECLSEESVCPILLAVSSFPSCKLIEETCKRKFATHFDYCTTASLDFILLDETTFCSIIQHQDLTVTSEERVLNAILRWCMGAKEWYGWEMVDKLLANSTPDLIFRERFQSLNELLPFVRFPLLPYHLLKKLGKSNLSKHIHVFDNLVREGISYVEFGLERAEGDRNIRFQYRRSSYKELQYICDGDSNGVLYFAGTSYGQHKWVNPVLSKRITITASSPTSRYTDPKSLVSRTYQGTCFAGPRMEHGNKYAWWMVDFGQDHQLMCNYYTLRQDGSRAHIRFWNFQGSLDGKAWTNLRVHEDDQTICKPGQFASWSITGPNSLLPFRFFRVVLTGPTTDASNPWNLCICYLELYGFFH; this is encoded by the exons ATGGAAGAGAAGGAGAAAAAGTTCCTCACTGTGGCTCCGTTCCAGTGTGCTTGGAGGAAGGATTTGAAATTCCGGGAAGCAGGGAGAGGTTGTGTGGCTTTTGATGCTTTTGCTCATAATGATGTCACTTTAGTGTTTAGGGAGAATGTGGGAAGCCAGCACTACCACTACAAGAGAGATAATAGTCCTCATTATACTGTGATTCTTGGGAGTCATAGGAATCGAAGATTGAAAATTGAGGTAGATGGGAAAACTGAGGTTGATGTGGAAGGTATTGGACTGTGTTGCTCTTCTGCTTTTCAAAGTTACTGGATATGTGTATATGATGGATTGATTAGTATTGGCAAGGGAAGATACCCTTTTCAGAATCTTGTATTTCAGTGGCTAGACTCAAATCCAAATTGCAGTGTTCGTTATGTAGGGCTCAGTAGCTGGGATAAACATGTTGGCTATAGAAATGTCAATGTGTTGCCATTGCCTCATAATCATATGTTACTGTGGAAGCAGGTTGATTCTGGAGAATATGAGGGACAAGACAATGGTGAAGAAGAGTTGGAAGATGAACAAATGGACTATGAGAAATGGGGGATCGATAATTTCCTAGAAAGTTGGGAATTATCTGATATGTTCTTTGTTGTTGGTGGAGAAGAAAGGCCTGTTCCAGCTCATAAGATTATCTTGCAAGCATCCGGTAACTTTCCTTTGAGTTCTTCAAATGAAGATGATGTTCAACTGAAGGATGTGACTTATCCAATACTCCATGCTCTTCTTCAATTTATCTACACAGGGCACACCCAG ATTTCGGAATCACAACTAGTTTCGTTGTGGACTTTGAGCCTACAGTTCGAAGTGATGCCACTGGTGAAGCAATGTGGGGAAATTGTAGAACGGTTTAAACTTAATAAAAAGTTGTTTGGACCTGGTAGCAATGTGGAATTATCAAATCCAAACTCTCGGCCGCATTGTTATACAGCCTTCCCCTTTGGACTTCCCATCGATGTGATAAAGCTCAAACAATTGTATTCAGCTGGAGAGTACAGTGATGTGAACATGTATATCGAGGGTCATGGTCTTGTTGCACAGCCTCATAGGGTCATACTAAGTTTATGGAGTGTCCCATTTGCAAAG ATGTTCACAAATGGAATGAGTGAGAGTAGTTCCTCAGATGTCTCTTTAACTGATGTCTCACCAGAAGCATTCAAGATTATGCTCGACTTCATGTACAGTGGAGAAATCAGTTTGGAAGATAGCAAGGATTTTGGAAACTTGTTACTTCAGCTTCTTTTATTGGCTGACAAGTTCGGGGTCACTCTTCTTTATCAGGAATGCTGCAAAACACTTTTAGAATGCCTCTCGGAG GAATCAGTGTGTCCAATCCTGCTTGCTGTTTCATCATTTCCTTCATGTAAACTCATTGAAGAAACCTGTAAGAGGAAATTTGCAACGCACTTCGATTATTGTACAACTGCAAGCCTTGACTTCATCTTGTTAGATGAGACAACTTTTTGCAGTATCATTCAG CATCAAGATCTAACAGTAACATCAGAAGAAAGAGTTCTTAATGCAATTTTGAGGTGGTGCATGGGAGCTAAGGAGTGGTATGGGTGGGAGATGGTGGATAAGCTATTGGCAAATTCAACTCCTGACCTCATTTTTCGAGAGAGGTTTCAATCCCTTAATGAATTACTGCCATTTGTGCGATTTCCATTGCTGCCATATCACTTGCTGAAGAAG TTGGGGAAGAGCAATCTTAGCAAGCACATTCACGTTTTTGATAATCTT GTGAGGGAGGGTATCAGTTATGTAGAATTTGGATTAGAGAGAGCAGAAGGTGACCGAAA CATACGGTTTCAATATAGGCGTTCAAGTTATAAGGAGCTCCAGTACATATGTGATGGGGACAGCAATGGAGTTCTGTACTTTGCCGGTACATCTTATGGGCAACACAAATGGGTTAATCCTGTTTTATCtaag CGAATCACAATTACAGCAAGCAGTCCTACTTCTAGATACACTGATCCAAAGTCATTGGTTTCAAGAACTTATCAG GGAACGTGTTTTGCTGGGCCTCGGATGGAACATGGAAATAAATATGCATGGTGGATGGTTGACTTTGGTCAAGATCATCAG CTCATGTGCAACTACTATACTCTGAGACAGGATGGATCAAGAGCCCATATAAGATTTTGGAATTTCCAG GGTTCTCTTGATGGGAAAGCTTGGACAAACTTGAGAGTGCACGAGGACGATCAAACAATTTGCAAGCCTGGTCAGTTCGCATCATGGTCCATAACTGGGCCTAATTCCCTCCTGCCTTTCAGATTCTTTAGGGTTGTTCTGACTGGGCCAACCACTGACGCTTCGAATCCTTGGAACCTGTGCATCTGTTACCTGGAACTCTATGGCTTCTTCCATTGA